The following proteins come from a genomic window of Musa acuminata AAA Group cultivar baxijiao chromosome BXJ1-7, Cavendish_Baxijiao_AAA, whole genome shotgun sequence:
- the LOC135680048 gene encoding cucumber peeling cupredoxin-like: MAEAHRTLLLLVVAMSCLVIVSQAHQKIHIVGGSYGWKIPPNKTFYEEWANKQSFFVGDKLVFLYTTGLQNVIEASEEEEFVYCKQTNVEDVQFVGPTILELTKAGVHYFYCSVGLHCEGGQKLRINVTDEATT; encoded by the exons ATGGCAGAAGCGCACCGCACCCTCTTGCTCTTGGTGGTCGCCATGAGTTGCCTTGTGATCGTGTCACAAGCCCACCAAAAGATCCACATCGTCGGAGGCAGCTACGGGTGGAAGATCCCACCCAACAAGACGTTCTACGAGGAATGGGCTAATAAACAGAGCTTCTTCGTGGGGGATAAGCTCG TGTTCTTGTACACGACGGGGTTGCAGAACGTGATAGAGGCGTCCGAGGAGGAGGAGTTCGTCTACTGCAAGCAGACCAACGTGGAGGACGTGCAGTTCGTGGGACCCACCATCCTGGAGCTGACGAAGGCCGGTGTCCACTACTTCTACTGCAGCGTTGGCCTGCACTGCGAGGGCGGCCAGAAGCTCCGCATCAACGTCACCGATGAAGCCACCACGTGA
- the LOC135679500 gene encoding ubiquitin-conjugating enzyme E2 28-like yields MASKRILKELKDLQKDPPTSCSAGPVAEDMFHWQATIMGPPDSPYTGGVFLVTIHFPPDYPFKPPKVAFRTKVFHPNINSNGSICLDILKEQWSPALTISKVLLSICSLLTDPNPDDPLVPEIAHMYKTDRTKYEATARSWTQKYAMG; encoded by the exons ATGGCTTCCAAGCGGATCCTCAAGGAGCTCAAGGATCTCCAGAAGGATCCCCCCACGTCTTGCAGCGCAG GTCCAGTGGCTGAAGATATGTTTCATTGGCAAGCAACCATAATGGGTCCACCTGACAGTCCATATACAGGAGGAGTCTTTCTGGTTACCATACACTTTCCTCCAGATTATCCATTCAAACCACCTAAG GTTGCTTTCAGGACTAAGGTTTTCCATCCAAACATCAATAGCAATGGAAGCATTTGCCTTGACATCTTGAAAGAGCAATGGAGTCCGGCTTTAACCATTTCCAAG GTGCTGCTATCAATCTGCTCCCTGTTGACGGATCCAAACCCAGATGATCCATTGGTACCGGAGATTGCCCATATGTACAAAACAGACAGAACCAAGTATGAGGCCACTGCAAGGAGCTGGACCCAGAAGTATGCAATGGGCTAA
- the LOC135679501 gene encoding sphinganine C4-monooxygenase 2-like: protein MEFIAYDDFLLMIIPIVVYWVYSGIYEVLGSSEKYRLHSRRDEETKNLASKRDVVKGVLFQQALQATITVVVTKLTHEDAKPETSTNTSWFAAASQFMVAMIVFDTWQYFVHRYMHHNKFLYRKFHSWHHRIVAPYAFAAQYNHPVDGIITETVAGALAYFVSGMSKTTAALFFSFATVKGIDDHCGLMLPWNPFHILFGNNTAYHDIHHQLAGNKRNFAQPFFVTWDKIMGTYVPYAVVKRENGGFEARVAKH, encoded by the exons ATGGAGTTCATAGCATATGATGATTTCTTGCTGATGATCATACCCATAGTGGTGTATTGGGTTTACTCAGGGATCTACGAGGTGCTGGGTTCCTCGGAGAAGTACAGGTTGCACTCCAGGAGAGATGAGGAGACCAAGAACTTGGCTTCCAAGAGAGATGTGGTGAAAGGGGTCCTCTTCCAGCAGGCGCTTCAGGCAACCATCACTGTGGTTGTCACAAag CTGACACACGAGGACGCCAAGCCGGAGACCAGCACAAACACGTCGTGGTTTGCGGCGGCAAGCCAGTTCATGGTGGCCATGATCGTCTTCGACACATGGCAATACTTCGTGCACAGATACATGCACCACAACAAGTTCCTCTACCGCAAGTTCCACTCGTGGCATCACCGGATCGTCGCCCCCTACGCGTTTGCTGCGCAGTACAACCACCCGGTGGACGGCATCATCACCGAGACCGTCGCCGGCGCGCTGGCTTACTTCGTGTCAGGGATGTCGAAGACGACGGccgctctcttcttctccttcgccaCCGTCAAGGGGATCGACGACCACTGCGGGCTGATGCTTCCGTGGAACCCTTTCCACATCCTGTTCGGGAACAACACGGCGTACCATGACATCCATCACCAGCTCGCCGGCAACAAGCGCAACTTCGCGCAACCCTTCTTCGTGACATGGGATAAGATAATGGGGACTTACGTGCCTTACGCTGTGGTGAAGAGGGAGAATGGTGGATTCGAAGCCCGCGTAGCAAAACACTGA
- the LOC135679502 gene encoding BTB/POZ domain-containing protein POB1-like isoform X2 has protein sequence MIEEFSSGDELSQCSDASWSMECSPSIRIKSLFISSAILAAKSRFFYKLFSNGMRESDQGHATLRISASEEAALMELLSFMYSGKLSTNSPMLLLDILMAADKFEVASCVKHCSQLLRSLPMSTDTALLYLELTSSIAMSSAIQPLTNAAKEFLAKSFKDLTKHQDGLIELPLVGVEAVLSSDELQVASEDAVYDFVLKWARHHYPDLEERREILSSHLSHLIRFPYMSCRKLRKVVTQNDLDQEIFSKVVLEALFFKAETPHRQRALASEQSSNRRYAERAYKYRPVKAIEFELPHPQCIVYLDLKQEECAHLFPSGRVYSQAFHLGGQGFFLSAHCNMDQQSSFHCFGLFLGMQEKGSVSFTVDYEFAARAKPSGEFISKYKGYYTFTGGKAVGYRNLFAIPWTSFMADDSLYFINGVLHLRAELTIKQPQQQQQLP, from the exons ATGATCGAAGAGTTTTCATCAG GTGATGAGCTTTCACAATGCAGTGATGCTTCTTGGAGTATGGAGTGTTCTCCATCCATTAGAATAAAATCTTTATTCATTAGTTCTGCGATACTGGCTGCAAAAAGCCGTTTTTTCTACAAG CTTTTCTCAAATGGAATGCGTGAATCTGACCAGGGGCATGCTACGCTGCGAATAAGTGCCTCAG AAGAAGCTGCCCTAATGGAACTCCTCAGCTTTATGTACAGTGGGAAGTTGTCAACCAATTCACCAATGCTCCTGCTGGATATTCTTATGGCTGCTGACAAGTTTGAGGTGGCTTCTTGCGTGAAGCATTGTAGTCAGTTGCTAAGGAGCTTGCCCATGTCTACTGACACTGCCCTACTCTACTTGGAGCTCACTTCCAGcattgcaatgagttcagcaatcCAGCCGCTAACTAATGCAGCTAAGGAGTTCCTTGCTAAGAGTTTCAAGGACTTAACCAA GCACCAAGATGGCCTAATCGAGCTGCCTCTTGTTGGCGTCGAGGCAGTCCTCTCCAGTGATGAACTTCAAGTTGCATCAGAGGATGCGGTTTATGACTTTGTGCTCAAGTGGGCGCGTCATCATTACCCGGACTTAGAAGAACGGCGGGAGATACTAAGCTCCCACTTGAGCCATCTCATAAGGTTCCCCTACATGTCCTGCAGGAAGCTTAGAAAGGTCGTCACACAGAATGATCTGGACCAGGAAATCTTCTCGAAAGTAGTCCTCGAGGCACTCTTCTTCAAGGCTGAGACGCCACATCGACAGCGTGCCCTCGCATCAGAACAGTCATCAAACCGGCGCTATGCAGAGCGAGCTTACAAGTACCGGCCAGTGAAGGCGATCGAGTTTGAACTGCCACACCCACAGTGCATCGTGTATTTGGACCTAAAGCAGGAGGAGTGTGCACATCTGTTCCCATCTGGCCGAGTCTACTCCCAAGCATTCCACCTTGGTGGGCAGGGTTTCTTCCTCTCAGCTCACTGCAACATGGACCAGCAGAGCTCCTTCCACTGCTTCGGCCTCTTCTTGGGAATGCAAGAAAAGGGTTCGGTAAGTTTCACGGTGGACTACGAATTCGCTGCGAGGGCAAAGCCATCAGGGGAGTTCATCAGCAAATACAAGGGATACTACACCTTTACCGGTGGCAAGGCAGTTGGATACAGGAACCTATTTGCCATCCCATGGACTTCATTCATGGCTGATGACAGTCTCTACTTCATAAATGGTGTTCTTCATTTGAGAGCCGAATTGACCATCAAAcaaccgcagcagcagcagcagctgccgtaa
- the LOC135679502 gene encoding BTB/POZ domain-containing protein POB1-like isoform X1 — MEPVFSFSGSADQNFEFAFNSSNFSDRVLRIEIVPDSPEDTTGGVGTSGLARHRKRRRGDVKKERAVEFNLVSFPHSNQIDDDDGLTGANNEGEAVAMIEEFSSGDELSQCSDASWSMECSPSIRIKSLFISSAILAAKSRFFYKLFSNGMRESDQGHATLRISASEEAALMELLSFMYSGKLSTNSPMLLLDILMAADKFEVASCVKHCSQLLRSLPMSTDTALLYLELTSSIAMSSAIQPLTNAAKEFLAKSFKDLTKHQDGLIELPLVGVEAVLSSDELQVASEDAVYDFVLKWARHHYPDLEERREILSSHLSHLIRFPYMSCRKLRKVVTQNDLDQEIFSKVVLEALFFKAETPHRQRALASEQSSNRRYAERAYKYRPVKAIEFELPHPQCIVYLDLKQEECAHLFPSGRVYSQAFHLGGQGFFLSAHCNMDQQSSFHCFGLFLGMQEKGSVSFTVDYEFAARAKPSGEFISKYKGYYTFTGGKAVGYRNLFAIPWTSFMADDSLYFINGVLHLRAELTIKQPQQQQQLP, encoded by the exons ATGGAACCCGTCTTCTCCTTCTCCGGGAGCGCCGACCAGAACTTTGAGTTTGCCTTCAATTCCAGCAATTTCTCCGACCGGGTGCTCCGGATCGAGATCGTCCCCGACTCGCCGGAGGACACGACGGGTGGCGTTGGCACCTCCGGGTTGGCCAGGCACCGGAAGCGCCGGAGGGGCGATGTCAAGAAGGAGAGAG CTGTGGAGTTCAATTTGGTGAGTTTTCCCCACAGCAACCAGATTGATGATGACGATGGTTTGACAGGTGCAAACAACGAGGGTGAAGCTGTAGCAATGATCGAAGAGTTTTCATCAG GTGATGAGCTTTCACAATGCAGTGATGCTTCTTGGAGTATGGAGTGTTCTCCATCCATTAGAATAAAATCTTTATTCATTAGTTCTGCGATACTGGCTGCAAAAAGCCGTTTTTTCTACAAG CTTTTCTCAAATGGAATGCGTGAATCTGACCAGGGGCATGCTACGCTGCGAATAAGTGCCTCAG AAGAAGCTGCCCTAATGGAACTCCTCAGCTTTATGTACAGTGGGAAGTTGTCAACCAATTCACCAATGCTCCTGCTGGATATTCTTATGGCTGCTGACAAGTTTGAGGTGGCTTCTTGCGTGAAGCATTGTAGTCAGTTGCTAAGGAGCTTGCCCATGTCTACTGACACTGCCCTACTCTACTTGGAGCTCACTTCCAGcattgcaatgagttcagcaatcCAGCCGCTAACTAATGCAGCTAAGGAGTTCCTTGCTAAGAGTTTCAAGGACTTAACCAA GCACCAAGATGGCCTAATCGAGCTGCCTCTTGTTGGCGTCGAGGCAGTCCTCTCCAGTGATGAACTTCAAGTTGCATCAGAGGATGCGGTTTATGACTTTGTGCTCAAGTGGGCGCGTCATCATTACCCGGACTTAGAAGAACGGCGGGAGATACTAAGCTCCCACTTGAGCCATCTCATAAGGTTCCCCTACATGTCCTGCAGGAAGCTTAGAAAGGTCGTCACACAGAATGATCTGGACCAGGAAATCTTCTCGAAAGTAGTCCTCGAGGCACTCTTCTTCAAGGCTGAGACGCCACATCGACAGCGTGCCCTCGCATCAGAACAGTCATCAAACCGGCGCTATGCAGAGCGAGCTTACAAGTACCGGCCAGTGAAGGCGATCGAGTTTGAACTGCCACACCCACAGTGCATCGTGTATTTGGACCTAAAGCAGGAGGAGTGTGCACATCTGTTCCCATCTGGCCGAGTCTACTCCCAAGCATTCCACCTTGGTGGGCAGGGTTTCTTCCTCTCAGCTCACTGCAACATGGACCAGCAGAGCTCCTTCCACTGCTTCGGCCTCTTCTTGGGAATGCAAGAAAAGGGTTCGGTAAGTTTCACGGTGGACTACGAATTCGCTGCGAGGGCAAAGCCATCAGGGGAGTTCATCAGCAAATACAAGGGATACTACACCTTTACCGGTGGCAAGGCAGTTGGATACAGGAACCTATTTGCCATCCCATGGACTTCATTCATGGCTGATGACAGTCTCTACTTCATAAATGGTGTTCTTCATTTGAGAGCCGAATTGACCATCAAAcaaccgcagcagcagcagcagctgccgtaa